The Hydrogenispora ethanolica genome includes a region encoding these proteins:
- a CDS encoding thiamine pyrophosphate-binding protein yields the protein MKSVATVLVQNLKAFGISHVFGIPGKAISPLVLETERHEVRYVLCRHEAGAGFAAAGFSLGSENLGVALGTSGPGGTNMLTAAAQAKADHLPVLFITGHPSMKNTGRALGQDSSLFGTDLVKLFEPVTLMSARVERGALFQLYFQHALETAFGIVKGPVHLGIPADVLTEQVQEFELEFPSCSVAISTELDRILPLLESAQSPVLMLGKGVHTASAYGVVRELAEKRQIPVMTTPGGKGSFPTDHPLSLGVFGLGAGTNAYDYLRSGTDLMLMIGTKLSDTALTDFSPPLYPEQIIQFDCDMAYGGNSPVPAIVVNGNLQQNLQRLLERLPTCSGKAFSVNVSLAAAATETASFTEYISGAQTMRVLRKKLPGDAVVLSDEGHHSLDAINYFDIYQSGTFLYDDDFGAKGHAIGMAIGYQLAQPARKVVCFTGNSCLMMHGTEISTAVCNQLSVIYIVLRHGKINRIQNEGGGLFETPLDAAEFGRSLGATAFHCRNEAEIESALDFALGNSGPSVVEILIDPK from the coding sequence ATGAAATCAGTTGCCACCGTTTTGGTTCAAAATTTGAAAGCCTTCGGAATATCTCACGTTTTTGGAATTCCCGGTAAAGCGATTTCACCGTTGGTGTTGGAGACGGAGCGGCATGAGGTTCGCTACGTCTTATGCCGGCATGAGGCTGGAGCGGGGTTTGCGGCGGCGGGATTTTCGCTGGGGAGTGAAAATCTAGGAGTTGCGTTGGGGACCTCTGGACCGGGCGGCACTAATATGTTGACTGCGGCAGCGCAGGCCAAAGCCGATCATTTGCCGGTCTTGTTTATCACCGGCCACCCTTCAATGAAGAATACCGGACGGGCTTTGGGACAGGATTCCAGTTTATTCGGGACCGATCTCGTAAAGTTGTTTGAGCCGGTGACTCTGATGAGCGCTCGAGTGGAACGAGGCGCTTTGTTTCAACTCTACTTCCAACATGCTTTGGAGACAGCATTCGGTATTGTTAAGGGACCTGTCCATCTCGGAATTCCGGCCGATGTCCTGACGGAACAGGTTCAAGAGTTTGAGTTGGAATTTCCATCCTGTTCCGTGGCCATATCGACTGAGCTCGATCGCATTTTGCCGCTGCTCGAAAGTGCCCAATCTCCCGTATTGATGTTAGGAAAAGGGGTTCATACTGCCAGCGCATATGGAGTGGTGAGAGAGCTTGCAGAGAAACGGCAGATTCCGGTTATGACAACCCCGGGAGGCAAGGGAAGCTTTCCAACTGATCATCCGCTTTCCTTAGGCGTTTTTGGATTGGGCGCTGGTACAAATGCTTATGATTACCTGCGTAGTGGAACCGATCTTATGCTAATGATCGGGACGAAACTGTCCGATACGGCGTTAACCGATTTTTCACCCCCATTATATCCGGAACAGATAATTCAATTCGATTGCGACATGGCATATGGAGGAAATTCGCCTGTTCCTGCCATTGTCGTAAACGGGAATTTGCAGCAGAATCTGCAAAGACTGTTGGAAAGGCTGCCAACATGCTCCGGGAAGGCGTTTTCTGTCAATGTATCCCTTGCAGCCGCGGCTACGGAGACTGCAAGTTTTACAGAGTATATTTCGGGGGCTCAAACCATGCGGGTGCTCAGAAAAAAACTGCCCGGTGATGCGGTAGTCCTTAGTGATGAAGGGCATCATTCATTGGATGCGATAAATTATTTTGACATTTACCAATCAGGCACCTTTCTTTATGATGACGATTTCGGAGCCAAAGGACATGCCATCGGAATGGCAATCGGCTATCAATTGGCGCAACCTGCCCGCAAAGTTGTTTGCTTTACCGGAAACAGTTGTCTCATGATGCATGGAACCGAGATTTCCACCGCTGTTTGTAATCAACTCTCCGTTATCTACATAGTGCTTCGTCACGGAAAGATCAATAGGATACAAAATGAGGGTGGCGGCTTGTTTGAAACACCCTTGGATGCAGCGGAATTCGGCCGTTCATTGGGCGCCACGGCATTCCATTGCCGGAACGAAGCAGAGATAGAGAGTGCGTTGGATTTTGCCCTGGGTAACAGTGGCCCTAGCGTGGTTGAGATTTTGATCGATCCCAAATAA